From Spirosoma agri, one genomic window encodes:
- a CDS encoding YtxH domain-containing protein yields MSFLKGVLAGLAIGYLTAPRSGKETRDKLTQRANDLQGQWEDGVSQVKSQIDSLVGKVENKADQYADKAEQKFDQYKNDAQSTYNKEKAKSSYNNTVDDAADAAKSGINKAEDALKFN; encoded by the coding sequence ATGAGTTTTCTTAAAGGAGTACTGGCAGGATTAGCTATCGGTTATTTAACAGCTCCCCGCAGTGGTAAAGAAACCCGCGATAAATTAACGCAACGTGCCAACGATCTACAAGGTCAGTGGGAAGATGGCGTTTCGCAGGTGAAATCACAAATTGATAGCCTGGTAGGCAAAGTCGAAAACAAAGCTGATCAGTATGCCGATAAGGCCGAACAGAAGTTTGATCAGTATAAAAACGATGCGCAGTCGACATACAACAAAGAAAAAGCGAAATCATCGTACAACAATACGGTAGATGACGCAGCAGACGCAGCAAAGTCAGGCATCAACAAGGCCGAAGACGCGCTGAAGTTTAACTAG
- a CDS encoding transglutaminase family protein: MLLHVRHESEYTYDSPVALGPQTLYLYPRTYPYQRLQEYKLSIDPKPSRVVRNIDVEGNVQQLAYFSHPTHHLHVTAEITLQSDEFNSFDFVLFPFDTQQVPFRYPKYEQDLLQPYMERVGVTPRIEDWAKQIAAKAGWRTTGFLMMLNQTIRQFTYEIREVGAPFPPEQTLTLRKGSCRDYTTLFMAACRSLGIAARFVSGYLFGNPQQEHQLHAWVEVYLPGAGWRGFDPTEGSLVVNRHIFLTSTAKPELAAPISGTFTGRANSTLRSELLFA; this comes from the coding sequence ATGCTTCTCCACGTCCGGCACGAATCCGAATACACCTATGATAGTCCGGTTGCATTAGGCCCTCAAACGCTGTATCTGTACCCCCGGACGTATCCTTATCAACGGTTGCAGGAATACAAACTGAGTATCGACCCAAAGCCGTCGCGCGTTGTCCGGAATATCGACGTAGAAGGCAATGTACAGCAGTTAGCCTATTTTAGCCACCCGACGCACCATCTGCACGTAACGGCCGAGATAACGCTCCAGTCCGACGAGTTCAATTCATTCGACTTCGTTTTATTCCCCTTCGATACGCAGCAGGTGCCATTTCGGTATCCGAAATATGAGCAGGATTTGTTACAACCATACATGGAGCGGGTTGGCGTGACGCCCCGAATAGAAGACTGGGCCAAACAGATAGCCGCGAAAGCAGGCTGGCGAACGACGGGTTTTCTGATGATGCTGAATCAGACCATCCGGCAGTTCACATACGAGATTCGGGAAGTAGGGGCTCCTTTTCCACCGGAACAGACGCTCACCCTGCGCAAAGGCTCCTGCCGGGATTATACCACACTGTTCATGGCTGCCTGTCGGAGTCTGGGTATTGCCGCCCGCTTTGTGAGCGGTTACCTGTTCGGAAATCCACAGCAGGAGCACCAGCTACACGCCTGGGTGGAGGTGTATCTTCCCGGCGCTGGCTGGCGGGGCTTCGACCCAACCGAAGGGTCACTAGTGGTCAATCGGCACATATTTCTGACCTCGACGGCTAAACCGGAGTTAGCCGCTCCAATTAGTGGTACCTTTACGGGGCGGGCAAACTCGACCCTGCGATCGGAGCTACTATTTGCCTGA
- the glmM gene encoding phosphoglucosamine mutase — translation MALIKSISGIRGTIGGRSGNGLTPLDVVKFTAAFGQWLRQRNTDKQTVVIGRDGRLSGEMVSKLVTATLQGLGLHVIDLGLSTTPTVELAVTAEGASGGIIITASHNPIQWNALKLLNEAGEFISATDGAEVLAIADDESFDFAEARKLGQYRADTSWLQKHIDLILALPLVDRDAVAARNFRVIIDAVNSTGGIAVPMLLEALGVEKVAKLHCEPTGNFAHNPEPLPENLRDIIKEMEKGNADLGIVVDPDVDRLALICEDGSPFGEEYTLVAVADYVLKRKPGNTVSNLSSTVALRDITQKYAGQHFASAVGEVNVVDMMKEKDAVIGGEGNGGIIYPDLHYGRDALVGIALFLTHLAKSGKSASMLRRTYPNYYISKNKIELTPDIDVDAVLDRIQAKYAKNPINTIDGVKIEFDKEWVHLRKSNTEPIIRIYSESDTLATADHLAGKIINDIREVLAEKR, via the coding sequence GTGGCATTAATTAAGTCTATTTCCGGGATACGAGGAACGATTGGAGGGCGCAGCGGAAACGGACTGACGCCCTTGGATGTGGTTAAATTTACAGCTGCCTTTGGGCAGTGGCTCCGGCAACGTAACACAGATAAACAAACGGTTGTAATTGGTCGTGATGGTCGCCTGTCGGGCGAAATGGTATCGAAGTTGGTAACCGCAACCCTACAGGGACTTGGTTTACATGTGATTGATCTGGGTCTCTCAACGACACCTACCGTTGAACTTGCCGTAACAGCAGAAGGCGCGTCGGGTGGAATTATCATTACCGCCAGTCATAACCCAATACAATGGAATGCGCTCAAGCTTCTCAATGAAGCGGGCGAATTTATATCGGCAACAGACGGAGCCGAAGTGCTGGCAATTGCGGATGATGAATCGTTTGATTTTGCCGAAGCTCGTAAACTGGGCCAGTACCGCGCTGATACAAGCTGGCTCCAGAAACACATCGATCTGATTCTGGCACTTCCCCTCGTTGATCGTGATGCGGTTGCCGCCCGCAATTTTCGGGTCATCATCGATGCCGTCAACTCGACGGGGGGGATTGCGGTTCCGATGTTGCTCGAAGCATTGGGCGTAGAGAAAGTGGCGAAGCTGCACTGCGAACCGACGGGCAATTTTGCGCATAATCCAGAACCGCTGCCCGAAAATCTTCGGGACATTATTAAGGAAATGGAAAAAGGGAATGCTGACCTTGGCATTGTGGTAGACCCCGATGTTGACCGGCTTGCCTTGATCTGTGAAGACGGTTCGCCGTTCGGCGAAGAATATACACTGGTGGCCGTTGCCGATTACGTGCTGAAGCGCAAACCGGGCAACACTGTATCGAACTTATCGAGTACCGTTGCTCTGCGTGATATCACGCAAAAATATGCCGGACAGCATTTTGCTTCAGCCGTTGGCGAAGTCAACGTGGTCGACATGATGAAGGAAAAAGACGCGGTGATTGGTGGCGAAGGCAATGGGGGTATCATCTATCCAGACCTCCATTATGGCCGCGATGCGCTGGTAGGCATTGCGCTCTTCCTGACGCACCTGGCAAAGTCGGGTAAGTCGGCTTCTATGCTGCGACGAACCTATCCGAACTACTATATTTCCAAAAACAAAATTGAACTGACCCCCGACATTGATGTTGATGCAGTGCTTGACCGGATCCAGGCTAAATACGCCAAAAATCCGATCAACACGATCGATGGCGTGAAGATTGAATTCGATAAAGAATGGGTTCACCTACGTAAATCGAATACTGAACCGATCATTCGTATCTACTCCGAGTCAGACACGCTGGCTACTGCCGATCATCTGGCCGGAAAAATCATCAACGACATTCGCGAGGTTCTTGCCGAGAAACGATAA
- a CDS encoding DUF2911 domain-containing protein: MTTTRINRILALTLAGVLMTMMAWAQGDKANRPSPPAVASGKVKDATITINYSSPSVKGRSVWEPSGKLAPYGQVWRAGANEATTFETDKAIKVEGKELPAGKYGFFAIPDEKEWTIIFNKVPNQWGAFKYDQAQDQLRVTAKPKKSAQMNEKLVYDVTNKGVVLKWENVEVPIAIQ, from the coding sequence ATGACAACGACACGCATTAACCGGATACTTGCCCTGACACTCGCCGGGGTTCTGATGACCATGATGGCATGGGCGCAAGGCGATAAAGCGAATCGGCCAAGCCCACCTGCTGTGGCTAGCGGAAAAGTAAAAGATGCTACCATCACCATCAATTACAGTAGTCCATCCGTGAAAGGACGTTCAGTTTGGGAACCAAGCGGTAAACTGGCTCCCTACGGTCAGGTTTGGCGCGCTGGTGCGAACGAAGCAACGACCTTTGAGACTGACAAAGCTATCAAGGTAGAGGGTAAAGAATTGCCCGCTGGTAAGTACGGTTTTTTTGCGATTCCCGACGAGAAGGAGTGGACCATCATTTTTAACAAAGTGCCGAATCAATGGGGTGCGTTCAAATATGATCAGGCGCAGGATCAGCTTCGCGTAACAGCCAAGCCGAAAAAGTCAGCACAAATGAATGAGAAACTGGTGTATGATGTAACCAACAAAGGCGTCGTACTAAAGTGGGAGAACGTTGAAGTACCCATTGCTATTCAATAG
- a CDS encoding PepSY-associated TM helix domain-containing protein, producing the protein MTGKKLIGKIHLWLGLSSGLIVFIISVTGCILAFEQEIKNATQSYRFVQPPVGGKLLPPSILKAKAEAALPGKTANGVLYEETGRSATVGFYNADPEYYYVVYLNPYSGDVLKVWDEDEDFFHFILHGHYYLWLPEKIGQPVAASGTLVFLFLLISGLMLWWPKNKSAAKQRFSIKWNAAWRRKNYDLHNVLGFYVLAVGLVFAVTGLVWGFQWFSKAVYRATGGTGSVEYVIPPSDTTATPIVASVATGVDRIWLKLRRENPTQQGINLSFPKLPGESIYSYVNYRPGTYYKVDYHYFDQRTLKELPVDSPYSGNHDNVTIANTLRRMNYDIHVGAIWGLPGKILAFCASLICASLPVTGMLVWWGRRNKKKPVSRQVRVRSMA; encoded by the coding sequence ATGACAGGAAAAAAACTAATTGGGAAAATTCACCTCTGGCTCGGACTCTCATCCGGACTGATTGTCTTTATAATTAGCGTTACGGGTTGCATACTGGCTTTCGAGCAGGAGATCAAGAATGCAACCCAGTCGTATCGTTTCGTGCAGCCACCAGTCGGGGGGAAGTTGCTGCCACCCTCCATATTAAAAGCGAAGGCTGAAGCCGCTCTGCCAGGAAAAACGGCCAATGGCGTTCTCTATGAGGAAACCGGCCGAAGCGCAACCGTGGGCTTTTACAACGCTGATCCTGAGTATTATTATGTCGTCTACCTGAACCCCTATTCCGGCGACGTACTGAAGGTATGGGACGAGGACGAAGACTTCTTTCATTTCATCCTGCACGGGCATTATTACCTGTGGTTACCCGAAAAAATCGGGCAACCAGTCGCGGCATCAGGTACACTTGTTTTTCTGTTTTTGTTGATCAGCGGACTGATGTTGTGGTGGCCAAAAAACAAAAGTGCCGCTAAACAGCGATTCAGCATCAAATGGAACGCGGCCTGGCGCCGGAAAAACTACGACCTGCATAATGTACTGGGCTTTTATGTGCTGGCTGTTGGTCTGGTGTTTGCCGTAACGGGCCTGGTGTGGGGCTTTCAATGGTTTTCGAAAGCGGTCTATCGGGCCACGGGCGGCACCGGATCGGTTGAGTACGTGATACCGCCGTCCGATACGACTGCTACGCCTATTGTGGCATCGGTGGCAACGGGCGTGGACCGAATTTGGCTGAAACTTCGTCGGGAAAATCCGACCCAGCAGGGGATCAATCTTTCCTTCCCGAAATTGCCCGGTGAGTCAATTTATTCGTATGTCAATTATCGGCCCGGTACGTATTACAAAGTTGACTACCACTATTTCGACCAGCGTACGCTGAAAGAACTTCCGGTTGACAGCCCTTACAGTGGCAACCACGATAACGTGACCATAGCGAATACGCTTCGGCGGATGAATTATGACATTCATGTCGGCGCTATCTGGGGACTGCCCGGTAAAATTCTGGCGTTTTGCGCCAGCCTGATCTGCGCCAGCTTACCCGTAACAGGCATGCTAGTCTGGTGGGGCCGCCGGAACAAGAAAAAACCAGTGAGCCGCCAGGTGCGCGTTCGTTCGATGGCGTAG